In the Arachis ipaensis cultivar K30076 chromosome B10, Araip1.1, whole genome shotgun sequence genome, one interval contains:
- the LOC107621113 gene encoding uncharacterized protein LOC107621113, whose protein sequence is MGISNHHPKVHLHAIKSGLRPEKFQEAIIVAKPKILAKFRKKTKGQMEIEELYQAQKSEKNQNNKDDDKTRDNKKPFWLTPRYESYTQFNTKREEIIKEILNLKLIKPPRKAGTYQDMNNVDKTKYCAFHQKHRHITDECVVAKDLLERLSQQRHLDKYIDSHIQKRNTYQSDLSSAGQSSRDKDIAYTAQPNQPRGVINCISGGFTGGGASSSACKFTYRAMLAVESTNNNHQTLPIFPEMTFQQSDFNSTELNLDDPVVISIQLGDLIVQKVLLDPGSSADVLFYSTFKKMKLSDNILVRKIKLRTT, encoded by the coding sequence ATGGGCATCTCAAACCATCACCCTAAGGTACATCTGCATGCTATAAAAAGTGGACTTCGTCCCGAAAAGTTTCAAGAAGCCATCATAGTGGCCAAACCCAAAATCTTGGCTAAGTTTCGAAAGAAAACCAAGGGTCAAATGGAAATTGAAGAGTTGTACCAAGCTCAAAAATCCGAGAAGAATCAAAACAACAAGGATGACGATAAAACTCGGGACAACAAGAAACCTTTTTGGTTGACACCGCGTTACGAATCTTATACCCAGTTCAACACCAAAAGGGAGGAGATCATCAAAGAAATACTAAATTTAAAGCTAATAAAACCTCCTCGAAAGGCTGGAACCTACCAAGATATGAATAATGTGGACAAGACAAAGTACTGTGCTTTTCATCAAAAACACCGGCACATTACTGATGAGTGTGTTGTAGCCAAAGACTTGCTCGAGCGCTTATCTCAGCAAAGACATCTGGACAAATACATCGATAGCCACATCCAAAAGCGCAACACATATCAATCTGACTTATCTTCTGCAGGTCAATCTTCTCGGGATAAGGACATAGCATATACAGCTCAGCCCAATCAACCCCGAGGTGTGATTAATTGCATATCTGGGGGCTTCACTGGAGGTGGAGCATCAAGCTCTGCTTGTAAATTCACTTACCGAGCTATGCTCGCTGTAGAAAGCACCAACAACAATCATCAAACTTTGCCCATCTTCCCTGAAATGACGTTCCAACAGTCCGATTTCAATTCAACCGAACTTAATTTAGACGACCCAGTCGTCATCTCTATTCAACTAGGAGACCTAATAGTTCAGAAAGTCTTGCTGGACCCAGGAAGCAGCGCCGATGTTCTATTTTACTCCACATTTAAGAAAATGAAGTTGAGTGATAACATATTGGTGCGCAAAATTAAACTCCGCACaacttaa